In Humulus lupulus chromosome 7, drHumLupu1.1, whole genome shotgun sequence, the following are encoded in one genomic region:
- the LOC133789003 gene encoding uncharacterized protein LOC133789003, which yields MELAHHERAVNGRASEEDMDRETSADTPLREPSLYHPHYAGTVRQRAYIFDGSGNFYNKEWDLAEGRGEEFCWYHVELPKGSQKLSQSAQYLIGVLCPPLKLQDILSLISNGPFCGHVDGALVFRVNSPGPASSDFTFRIAARITENSVITVSLGRVPRLGFSRMGQSLLSEIPSVECPTYYRGQQKEGSGTVIREHVLEFLLTMNHSEEADNPVPKSVSNLVVHIIDTHVDQLQDMVTKLEIDLDAVELELDKGGFALKKQMLDDRRFPKMHLNLQRLLQVIAHGEQVFPRVKEKSASKRWVGGEDIIALEELIGRLRRLKENVGFIANRVTALQAGLDSWQAEQINRKLYYLSFLSIIFLPLSVITGVFGMNVGGVPWTGQRDPRIKDGFRNVMILCVAMLFLVLLCFIFPYLYSRIAAWRRTRAVKKSWSLNRKSFLKRTMGSGISEERGGYLRL from the exons ATGGAGTTAGCTCATCATGAGAGGGCAGTCAATGGAAGAGCATCAGAAGAAGATATGGATAGAGAGACCTCTGCAGATACTCCATTGAGGGAGCCTTCTCTATACCATCCTCATTATGCTGGTACTGTGAGACAGAGAGCTTATATCTTTGATGGCTCTGGGAATTTTTACAATAAGGAATGGGATCTTGCAGAAGGCAGAGGTGAAGAGTTTTGCTGGTACCATGTGGAGCTTCCCAAAGGGAGCCAGAAACTCTCTCAATCTGCTCAGTACCTCATTGGAGTTCTTTGCCCGCCATTGAAGCTCCAAGACATTCTTTCACTCATTAGCAATGGACCCTTTTGTGGACATGTTGATGGAGCTCTTGTGTTCAGAGTTAACTCACCTGGTCCTGCTTCTAGTGATTTCACCTTTAGGATTGCTGCCAGAATTACTGAGAATTCGGTTATCACTGTTTCGTTAGGCCGTGTTCCGAGATTGGGATTTTCTAGGATGGGCCAGTCCCTGCTCTCTGAGATTCCTAGTGTGGAGTGTCCAACTTATTATAGAGGTCAGCAAAAGGAAGGGAGTGGAACAGTAATAAGAGAGCATGTTCTTGAGTTCTTGTTGACCATGAATCATTCTGAAGAGGCTGACAATCCTGTGCCAAAATCTGTCTCAAATCTTGTGGTTCATATTATTGACACGCACGTGGATCAACTTCAAGATATGGTGACCAAACTTGAGATTGATTTAGATGCCGTTGAGCTTGAGTTGGATAAAG GTGGTTTTGCTCTAAAGAAACAAATGCTGGATGATAGAAGATTCCCCAAAATGCATCTTAATCTGCAGCGCCTCCTTCAG GTAATTGCACATGGAGAGCAAGTATTTCCTCGAGTCAAAGAAAAATCTGCATCGAAACGTTGGGTTGGCGGTGAAGACATTATCGCCCTTGAGGAGTTAATTGGACGATTAAGGAGACTAAAGGAAAATGTAGGATTTATAGCCAATCGTGTTACCGCTCTCCAGGCCGGTCTAGATAGCTGGCAAGCTGAGCAAATTAACAGAAAGCTCTATTATCTTTCATTCCTCTCAATAATTTTCCTTCCCTTGTCTGTCATTACAGGAG TGTTTGGCATGAATGTTGGAGGTGTTCCATGGACTGGACAAAGAGATCCTAGAATAAAAGATGGTTTTCGTAATGTCATGATACTCTGTGTAGCTATGCTATTTCTGGTTCTTCTATGCTTCATTTTCCCATATCTTTATTCCCGGATAGCTGCATGGAGAAGGACTAGGGCGGTGAAGAAAAGCTGGTCTCTTAATAGGAAATCATTCCTCAAAAGAACCATGGGTAGCGGCATATCTGAGGAAAGAGGGGGTTATCTTAGGCTTTGA